The Azospirillum brasilense genome has a window encoding:
- the pgeF gene encoding peptidoglycan editing factor PgeF, with protein sequence MITLGALNDITHIRHAFFTRTGGVSTGLYASLNVGFGSGDAPAAVAENRARAAARMDVPPERLVTCYQVHSPTCVVVTEPWTPDQAPHADAMATDRPGIALGILTADCAPVLFADEKARVIGAAHAGWKGAKGGVLEATIARMEELGAKRNRIVAAIGPCIAQRSYEVGPEFPAPFLAEEPRNRDYFAPARRPDHFLFDLAGYITRRLGDAGVQIIQRCPNDTVVEEDRFFSYRRSCLRGEKDYGRGLSAIVLQG encoded by the coding sequence GTGATTACGCTTGGCGCGCTGAACGACATTACCCACATCCGACACGCCTTCTTCACCCGCACCGGCGGCGTGTCGACGGGGCTGTACGCCTCGCTGAACGTCGGCTTCGGCTCCGGGGACGCCCCCGCCGCCGTGGCGGAGAACCGCGCGCGCGCCGCGGCCCGCATGGACGTTCCGCCGGAGCGGCTCGTCACCTGCTATCAGGTGCACAGCCCGACCTGCGTCGTGGTCACCGAGCCCTGGACGCCCGATCAGGCGCCTCACGCCGACGCCATGGCGACCGATCGTCCGGGGATCGCGCTGGGCATCCTGACCGCCGACTGCGCCCCGGTGCTGTTCGCCGACGAGAAGGCCCGCGTCATCGGTGCCGCCCACGCCGGCTGGAAGGGCGCCAAGGGCGGCGTTTTGGAGGCGACCATCGCGCGCATGGAGGAGCTGGGCGCCAAGCGCAACCGCATCGTTGCTGCCATCGGCCCCTGCATCGCCCAGCGCTCCTACGAGGTCGGGCCGGAATTCCCCGCCCCCTTCCTGGCCGAGGAGCCGCGCAACCGCGATTATTTCGCGCCGGCCCGCCGCCCGGATCATTTCCTGTTCGATCTGGCCGGCTACATCACCCGTCGCCTGGGCGACGCCGGGGTGCAGATCATCCAGCGCTGCCCCAACGACACGGTGGTCGAGGAGGACCGCTTCTTCAGCTACCGCCGGTCCTGCCTGCGTGGCGAGAAGGACTATGGGCGCGGCCTGTCGGCCATCGTCCTTCAGGGCTGA
- a CDS encoding bacteriohemerythrin has product MTMDAHREETHRSDGQGGGRSDWRNTRMVLDNGGLDADHRMQHELIRRFVALPGEESGRKLALALLNELRRVSVRHFLREERVQASMRYPHLEEHRAQHRRLATLLDDIIGQVDAEESAFEYGYVKAKADELLQFWFFDHFVKADLPMKSHLAKFAVR; this is encoded by the coding sequence ATGACGATGGACGCGCACCGGGAGGAGACGCATCGCAGCGATGGACAGGGCGGTGGGCGGAGCGACTGGCGCAACACGCGGATGGTGCTCGACAACGGCGGGCTGGACGCCGACCACCGGATGCAGCACGAGCTGATCCGCCGCTTCGTCGCCCTGCCGGGCGAGGAGTCCGGGCGCAAGCTGGCGCTGGCCCTGCTGAACGAGCTGCGCCGCGTCTCGGTCCGCCATTTCCTGCGGGAGGAGCGGGTCCAGGCCTCGATGCGCTACCCGCATCTGGAGGAACACCGGGCGCAGCACCGCCGGCTCGCCACCCTCCTGGACGACATCATCGGACAGGTGGACGCCGAGGAGTCGGCCTTCGAATACGGCTATGTGAAGGCCAAGGCGGACGAGCTTCTGCAATTCTGGTTCTTCGACCATTTCGTGAAGGCCGACCTGCCCATGAAATCGCACCTTGCGAAGTTCGCCGTGCGGTGA
- a CDS encoding ribose-phosphate pyrophosphokinase: protein MKVLAGNSNRPLAEAISTCLGVPLTKASIRRFSDMEVFVEILENVRGEDVFVVQSTSFPANDNLMELLVTIDALRRGSARRITAVLPYYGYARQDRKTGPRTPISAKLVANLITQAGANRVLTMDLHAGQIQGFFDIPTDNLMAAPVFEKDIRATFEDIGEVTMVSPDVGGVVRARSLAKRLDADLAIIDKRRERAGVSEVMNIIGDVKNRRCILLDDIVDSGGTLCNAAVALMDAGAKSVHAYCTHGVLSGGAVARVAVSPLEQLVTTDSIQATEAVRVSRNIRQLTIAPLLADAITRISEERSVSSLFS from the coding sequence ATGAAGGTGCTTGCCGGCAACAGCAACCGTCCGCTGGCCGAGGCCATCTCCACCTGTCTCGGCGTGCCGCTGACCAAAGCGAGCATCCGCCGTTTTTCGGACATGGAGGTGTTCGTCGAAATCCTGGAGAACGTGCGCGGCGAAGACGTGTTCGTGGTCCAGTCGACGTCGTTCCCGGCCAACGACAACCTGATGGAGCTGCTGGTCACCATCGACGCCCTGCGTCGCGGGTCGGCCCGGCGCATCACGGCGGTCCTCCCCTACTACGGCTATGCGCGCCAGGATCGCAAGACCGGCCCGCGCACGCCGATCTCGGCCAAGCTGGTCGCCAACCTGATCACCCAGGCCGGCGCCAACCGCGTGCTGACCATGGACCTGCACGCGGGCCAGATCCAGGGCTTCTTCGACATCCCGACCGACAACCTGATGGCTGCCCCGGTGTTCGAGAAGGACATCCGCGCGACCTTCGAGGACATCGGCGAGGTGACGATGGTGTCGCCCGACGTCGGCGGCGTGGTGCGCGCCCGCTCGCTGGCCAAGCGGCTGGACGCCGATCTCGCCATCATCGACAAGCGGCGTGAACGCGCCGGCGTGTCGGAGGTGATGAACATCATCGGCGACGTCAAGAACCGCCGCTGCATCCTGCTCGATGACATCGTGGATTCGGGCGGCACGCTGTGCAACGCCGCGGTCGCCCTGATGGACGCCGGCGCGAAGTCTGTCCACGCCTATTGCACCCACGGCGTTCTGTCCGGCGGTGCGGTGGCCCGCGTGGCCGTGTCGCCGCTGGAGCAGCTGGTCACCACCGACAGCATCCAGGCGACCGAGGCCGTGCGCGTCTCGCGCAACATCCGCCAGCTCACCATCGCCCCGCTGCTCGCTGACGCGATCACCCGCATCAGCGAAGAGCGTTCGGTGTCGAGCCTGTTCTCCTAA
- a CDS encoding 50S ribosomal protein L25/general stress protein Ctc, whose product MTQIVPLSAEARDRAGKGTARQTRRDGRIPAVIYGGKQAPIMISLEKFTFTRVLNQAGFFTHLFDVTVDGATHRVLPRDVQFHPVTDVPLHVDFLRVSAETRTTVQVPVEFVDQEKSPGLKRGGVLNIVRHELDVTVSAGNIPEQITISCEGYDVGDSIHISSVKLPEGVASTITDRDFTIATIVAPSGLKSEEGEATEAAAS is encoded by the coding sequence ATGACGCAGATCGTTCCGCTCAGCGCCGAAGCGCGCGACCGGGCCGGCAAGGGGACCGCCCGCCAGACCCGTCGTGATGGCCGTATCCCGGCCGTGATCTACGGTGGCAAGCAGGCCCCCATCATGATTTCGCTGGAGAAGTTCACGTTCACCCGTGTTCTGAACCAGGCGGGCTTCTTCACGCACCTGTTCGACGTCACCGTCGATGGCGCCACCCACCGGGTCCTGCCGCGCGACGTGCAGTTCCATCCGGTCACCGACGTCCCGCTGCACGTCGACTTCCTGCGCGTCTCCGCCGAAACCCGCACCACCGTGCAGGTTCCGGTCGAGTTCGTCGACCAGGAGAAGTCGCCGGGCCTGAAGCGCGGCGGCGTGCTGAACATCGTCCGCCACGAGCTGGACGTGACCGTCTCCGCCGGCAACATCCCGGAGCAGATCACGATCTCCTGCGAGGGCTACGACGTCGGCGATTCGATCCACATCTCTTCGGTGAAGCTGCCGGAGGGTGTCGCCTCGACCATCACCGACCGCGACTTCACGATCGCCACGATCGTCGCCCCGTCGGGCCTGAAGTCCGAAGAGGGCGAAGCCACCGAGGCCGCCGCTTCCTGA
- the pth gene encoding aminoacyl-tRNA hydrolase codes for MLLLVGLGNPGAEYARNRHNIGFMAVEEIARRHGFGPWRKRFQGQTAEGTIGGEKVIALEPLTFMNLSGQSVTAAVQFFKMKPEDVVVIHDELDLPPGKIRVKKGGGHGGHNGLRSIDAHLGKEYWRIRLGIGHPGDKDRVSGYVLHDFAKAEQSWLDPLIDAVADAFPLVVKGQAENFMNKVTLATAPAK; via the coding sequence ATGCTGCTGCTGGTGGGATTGGGCAACCCTGGCGCCGAATACGCGCGCAACCGGCACAACATCGGCTTCATGGCGGTGGAGGAGATCGCCCGCCGTCACGGCTTCGGCCCCTGGCGCAAGCGCTTCCAGGGCCAGACCGCCGAGGGTACGATTGGCGGCGAGAAAGTGATCGCCCTGGAGCCGCTGACCTTCATGAACCTGTCCGGCCAGTCGGTCACCGCGGCCGTGCAGTTCTTCAAGATGAAGCCCGAGGACGTCGTCGTCATCCATGACGAACTGGACCTGCCGCCCGGCAAGATCCGGGTGAAGAAGGGCGGCGGGCATGGCGGGCACAACGGCCTGCGCTCCATCGACGCGCATCTCGGCAAGGAGTACTGGCGCATCCGCCTGGGCATCGGCCATCCGGGCGACAAGGACCGGGTCAGCGGCTATGTCCTCCACGACTTCGCCAAGGCCGAGCAGAGCTGGCTCGACCCGCTGATTGACGCCGTCGCCGACGCCTTCCCGCTGGTCGTGAAGGGGCAGGCCGAGAATTTCATGAACAAGGTCACCCTGGCGACCGCTCCCGCCAAGTAG
- the yjfF gene encoding galactofuranose ABC transporter, permease protein YjfF, with product MIHRFLPLLVTSAVLVVGFLLCAAQFPNFASLRVVGNLLTDNAFLGITAVGMTFVILSGGIDLSVGAVIGFTTVLLAVLIEQGGWHPYSAFVVALAVAGGFGAAMGAVIHVFQMPPFIVTLAGMFVARGLGFVLSTDSIPINHPLYAELGDLALRFDGGGKLTLPALLMLGVVAAAVVCAHWTRFGANLYALGGNRQSAELMGVPVGRTTVAVYALSGLLAGLAGIVFSLYTGAGYSLAATGVELDTITAVVIGGTQLTGGYGYVIGTFIGVLIQGLIQTYITFDGSLSSWWTKIAIGVLLFVFILLQKGLLAVWTGRGGAPAEA from the coding sequence ATGATCCACCGCTTCCTTCCCCTGCTGGTGACCAGCGCCGTCCTGGTGGTCGGCTTCCTGCTCTGCGCCGCGCAGTTCCCCAACTTCGCCTCGCTGCGGGTCGTCGGCAACCTGCTGACCGACAACGCCTTCCTCGGCATCACGGCGGTCGGCATGACCTTCGTGATCCTGTCGGGCGGCATCGACCTGTCGGTAGGGGCGGTGATCGGCTTCACCACCGTCCTGCTGGCGGTGCTGATCGAGCAAGGGGGCTGGCATCCCTATTCCGCCTTCGTGGTGGCGCTGGCGGTGGCCGGCGGCTTCGGCGCGGCGATGGGCGCCGTGATCCATGTCTTCCAGATGCCGCCCTTCATCGTCACGCTGGCCGGCATGTTCGTCGCCCGCGGCCTCGGCTTCGTGCTGAGCACCGATTCCATTCCGATCAACCACCCGCTCTACGCCGAGCTGGGCGATCTGGCGCTGCGTTTCGACGGCGGGGGCAAGCTGACGCTGCCGGCGCTGCTGATGCTGGGGGTGGTGGCCGCCGCGGTAGTCTGCGCCCATTGGACGCGCTTCGGCGCCAACCTCTACGCGCTGGGTGGCAACCGCCAGTCGGCGGAGTTGATGGGCGTGCCGGTGGGCCGTACCACGGTCGCGGTCTACGCCCTGTCGGGGCTGCTGGCCGGGCTGGCGGGGATCGTCTTCTCGCTCTACACCGGGGCCGGCTACTCGCTGGCGGCGACGGGAGTGGAGCTGGACACCATCACCGCGGTGGTGATCGGCGGCACGCAGTTGACCGGCGGCTACGGCTATGTGATCGGCACCTTCATCGGCGTGCTGATCCAGGGGCTGATCCAGACTTACATCACCTTCGACGGCAGCCTGAGCAGCTGGTGGACGAAGATCGCCATTGGCGTCCTGCTGTTCGTCTTCATCCTTCTGCAGAAGGGCCTGCTGGCGGTCTGGACCGGCCGCGGCGGCGCCCCGGCTGAGGCGTGA
- a CDS encoding ABC transporter permease: protein MTRSAPGPSRNLPQYGALAAVLLANWLLFPDFFSIRLQDGRLFGSLIDVLNRGAPVALLAIGMTMVIATRGVDLSVGAVMAISGAVAATLTQAGWGLAPVLAASLAAGLLCGLWNGLLVAVLRIQPIVATLILMVAGRGIAQLVTEGQIVTFTSPGLAFIGSGSFLTVPMPVVITAVLLGVTALLVRMTALGLMIEAVGVNRLSSAGAGVNTPVVLIAVYVWCGLCAAVAGLVVAADIRGADANNAGLWLELDAILAVVVGGTSLLGGRFGLLLSVVGALILQAMNTGILLSGFKPEFNLIVKAGVLMVVLLLQSPTLTLFLPRPAGHRPAQPPVRPPTPPRAKPESPSPSAGA, encoded by the coding sequence CCTGCCGCAATACGGCGCGCTGGCCGCCGTCCTGCTGGCCAACTGGCTGCTCTTCCCCGACTTCTTCTCCATCCGCCTGCAGGACGGCCGGCTGTTCGGCAGCCTGATCGACGTGCTGAACCGTGGCGCCCCGGTGGCGCTGCTCGCCATCGGCATGACCATGGTCATCGCCACCCGCGGCGTCGACCTGTCGGTGGGCGCGGTGATGGCGATCTCCGGCGCGGTCGCCGCCACCCTGACCCAGGCGGGCTGGGGCTTGGCCCCGGTGCTCGCGGCGTCGCTGGCGGCCGGCCTGCTCTGCGGGCTGTGGAATGGGCTGCTGGTGGCGGTCCTGCGCATCCAGCCGATCGTCGCCACCCTGATCCTGATGGTCGCCGGGCGCGGCATCGCCCAGCTCGTCACCGAAGGGCAGATCGTCACCTTCACCAGCCCCGGCCTCGCCTTCATCGGCAGCGGGTCCTTCCTGACCGTTCCGATGCCGGTGGTCATCACCGCCGTCCTGCTGGGGGTGACCGCGCTGCTGGTCCGGATGACCGCGTTGGGGCTGATGATCGAGGCGGTCGGCGTCAACCGCCTGTCCAGCGCCGGGGCGGGCGTCAACACGCCGGTCGTGCTGATCGCCGTCTATGTCTGGTGCGGCCTGTGCGCCGCGGTCGCCGGTCTGGTGGTCGCCGCCGACATCCGCGGCGCCGACGCCAACAACGCCGGCCTGTGGCTGGAGCTGGACGCCATCCTGGCGGTGGTGGTCGGCGGCACCTCCCTGCTCGGCGGGCGGTTCGGGCTGCTGCTGTCGGTGGTCGGGGCGCTGATCCTCCAGGCGATGAACACCGGCATCCTGCTGAGTGGCTTCAAGCCGGAGTTCAACCTGATCGTCAAGGCCGGCGTCCTGATGGTCGTCCTGCTGTTGCAATCGCCGACCCTGACGCTGTTCCTGCCGCGCCCGGCCGGCCACCGACCCGCCCAGCCGCCGGTCCGGCCGCCGACCCCGCCACGGGCCAAGCCCGAGAGCCCAAGCCCGAGCGCGGGAGCGTGA